From Oryza sativa Japonica Group chromosome 4, ASM3414082v1, one genomic window encodes:
- the LOC4337224 gene encoding GDSL esterase/lipase At5g03610 gives MAAKLSLLLPVTCFILFVLHAVHVEARPDPAAFGDSDNGFYTLFVFGDSFADTGNLPKRRLSEQSREWYYPYGRDRGNNRPTGRFSNAMVQSDLIARMLGRHEAPPTYRRVDNYVHPHGMNFAAGGSGVFKLPSGAPTLDKQVDHFRDLVQDGTITRRNLRNSIALVAVSGNDYARLANVNDTSKMIKFVDEVTSEIAKQVHRLKNNGARKILVNNLHPVGCTPWVTRPGNYSGCSSTGNMGAYLHGSNLQQKLSHLDYVHHVDLNTAFSNIVNPDQGSKHKVSSQFEHKMQPCCESLDPNGFCGQKGHDGKDLFSVCNDPEKYFYWDDVHPTEAGWKAVMQQLEGPIKKFLRIN, from the exons atggcggcgaagCTCTCCTTGCTACTTCCCGTCACCTGCTTCATCCTCTTCGTTCTGCATG CTGTTCATGTGGAGGCGCGTCCCGATCCTGCCGCTTTCGGCGACTCCGACAACGGGTTCTACACGCTGTTCGTGTTCGGCGATTCGTTCGCCGACACCGGCAATCTCCCCAAGCGCCGACTGAGCGAGCAGTCGCGCGAATGGTACTACCCCTACGGCCGTGACCGTGGCAACAACCGCCCAACCGGCCGCTTCTCCAACGCCATGGTCCAGTCCGATCTCATCG CACGGATGCTGGGGCGTCATGAGGCGCCTCCGACGTACAGGAGGGTGGACAACTACGTGCACCCGCACGGCATGaacttcgccgccggcggctccgGCGTGTTCAAGCTGCCGAGCGGCGCGCCGACGCTCGACAAGCAGGTCGACCACTTCAGGGACCTGGTGCAGGACGGCACCATCACCCGCCGGAACCTCCGTAACTCCATCGCCctcgtcgccgtctccggcAACGACTACGCCCGCCTCGCCAACGTCAACGACACTAGCAAG ATGATCAAGTTTGTCGATGAGGTGACGAGCGAGATCGCGAAGCAGGTGCACAGGCTGAAGAACAACGGGGCGAGGAAGATCCTGGTGAACAACCTGCACCCCGTCGGCTGCACGCCGTGGGTAACCAGGCCGGGCAACTACTCCGGCTGCAGCTCCACCGGCAACATGGGCGCCTACCTCCACGGCAGCAACCTCCAACAGAAGCTCTCGCACCTCGACTACGTCCACCATGTCGACCTCAACACTGCCTTCTCCAACATCGTCAATCCCGACCAAG GTTCGAAGCACAAGGTGTCGAGCCAGTTCGAGCACAAGATGCAGCCGTGCTGCGAGAGCTTGGACCCGAACGGCTTCTGCGGGCAGAAGGGACACGATGGCAAGGACCTGTTCAGCGTGTGCAACGATCCGGAGAAGTACTTCTACTGGGACGATGTGCACCCCACGGAGGCTGG